Genomic segment of Mytilus edulis chromosome 12, xbMytEdul2.2, whole genome shotgun sequence:
AAATTGTAACGATTACTGTTATTCAttaattaaaatactttttttatcatCAAACATGTGAAACGTTTTGTATTTTACCCTTTTAGCTTCGACTGTCCgacttatttttgttataaagtcATATGTACGTTTGTTACTTTTAAGTCTCTATACCATgcattctttatttttatgttgttttgtggAAAGAATAATGATATTAAATCATTGTGTTTTATATATTGCAGGTGCCTTCATACATTTGTTCATGTTCATCGGGATAGGAAAGTCGTTTGGATTGTTCTTTGTTGAGTTTTTAAGAGTGTATGATACCAGCTCTTCATTATTATCAGGGATTATTTCAGTGCAAAATCTTTTTGTAAGCCTAgtttgtaagtatattttaaatCTAAGTATTTATTTgtagaaataaaaaatgtttcatCATGAGTGAAATAAAACCATGACAATTATAATCTATGGTATGCAGTTTAAAATTACATTaaactttgtatttgtattaCATATCAAGTCTATGTAGTTTTAAGTTATGTGTTCTAATAGTCTACAGTTTTAAGTTTATTGCACTAAATGTCACCAAATGATACAAAGTCTTGGGTTTAAATATAGAATTATGTTTATTGCACTTGATGTTGTTTTTCGTTGGAACTGTTTTCTATtagtcatttcggggactttatTTATAGATTACTATCATAATGCGTTATGGGTTTTACTCGTTGTTAAAGGCCTACGATGACCTATGTTTTCATTTCATGTAATTACCGACTCAAATTTAGTGTAATGACATACACTGCTACAGTGCTACAAATGAACGTTCTAAACTATTATAAGATATATGACATGACAATATGAATacgaatttacagtataaacaaaaataatgtgtCTGTTTAGTGACTGTATAACGTCCAGCGTGtcaaatacagtgaaacctgactaaaccgaatcctgtTTAAACCGAAAACCTGAGTgtctaaaccaaacatgttcgtaagcaccgtcatatcaaattatgtgcGTTGTGAACCTCATAAAACCGAAtatcggccaaaaccgaacacAATCTTCAGTTGAACctgaagaggttcggtttaaacaggtttcactgtaaatacatacatgtaatcaAGACGAGAGCATAttcatatcaaatgaatatgaaccCTGCTTTGTAATTGACTTACCCGATTGGTCGATTTTTGAAGATGATTTCTTCTAGTTCATAATATAGTAGTCCACATGGAGAAATGTCAGCCTACTGAGACAAATTACTCTGTCACAGGCCGACTAGTCTTTGCTCTTTCTCCCAAATAGCAGCAATAACCAATGTTCAAGGTTGGTTTAATTGGCCATGTATATGATAGAACCGACCATCATCTAATCGGGTTCATAACGAGACCACCGAAGCGGTTTTAAGAACATGACGTTTATACACTTGCTATAACATGGTAAAATACATTGTTAATGACCTGCAGTTATATACTGATTTAATGTGTTTTTATTGTAGCTCTATTTACATTAAATGTCGGAATCAGATTTGTTGGTTGCAGACCATTAATGATAATTGGAGGTTTGATTTTGTGTGGTTCTTATATGCTAAATGCACTGGTGCCAGGAATAGCTGCTCTTTTTGTAGCACATGGTGTTCTTTATGGTAATTTTGAACTTATTAATTTATCATTGTTTGTCGACTTATATCattcatttgtaaaaataaaaagagtgAGACTGTTCAAACAAGGTTTTCTAACaaattaaggtagatcataagttaatatttttttagacagaattttcttatacttacccaaaatgaagattttactatgttcttttaaaaaaatataattaaaagtaTGGGCCACGGTGCTAtaatttttcaagctatgagtcgtagattgttcatggaaaatCACATTTGTGTGCATACACAAAACTCTTTTAAGatagaatttttaaataaattgtgaaaagataggttttgtaatatattttaagaaaataaaaaaaaaatatggtgccaccgaacttgttttcttacTAGACCGATtgtttactgtgattgtacaatccaagatggcgtataccatgtatctaccttaaAACTGACTATTAGAACATCTGTTGAATTAAAAGCAACAAGGGTTATTTCATCATTGTTCATTTACAAATCGTTCACGTATTTAAATGTTCTTGTATTTCCTGTCTACTTTAATCGTAATATTTATAGGATTTATTTTCACATGGATGCAAAGTTAAACTTATAGCTCACTAGGCCTTGTGGACCAGGTGAGCTGAAATGCACAAAACAAATTGCTGAGTGTTGCCGTAATAGTGGTCTTGAATTGCCAATCAATTAACTTTGAAGTGTTGTCGCAATAACAAGTGTGCCATGGTGTCGGTTTTGATTGTATATTTTTGTGGTTGGGTTTTTGCCGTTGATTTGTGCTCAACGTCTTTCaagattaaaacatatatacaaaatatgttcaaaagTTCGGTCAAATTAAGATTTTGTTCTCATTTCAGGAATTGGCATAGCATCTACCTCAGTACTGgtatttattgaaataaacaattattttgaaagGAGATTGGGTTTCGCTTTCATGGTATCTAGTATAGGAGGATGCGTGGGCAGTTTTGTATTCCCAATTATCATTCAAAAACTTCTAGACAATTATGGACTGCAAGGTGCCTTGTTAGTGATATCTGGTATATTATTAAATAACGTTGTTGTCGGTGCTTTAACCCGCCCTTTCTTTTCTCGCAAGGCAACACAAAAAGATGTTTcgaaaaatgccaaaaataataatacatgttataGTTCAAAGAATGGTGATTTAACTGAAGACGATAAGAAAAAGGGGTTTTCTAGAAAAGTTTCAGAAAACCCAATAGCTGAGTATTCTTTATCGGTAGACAATGTTGCCAAATATTACGAACCCGAAGTATCTAGTGACGGGTTTAATGACTATAAATCGTACGTCAAATTGATTGCAACACGGAAAAGAAAACCGAGAAGCTGCTCTGAAAGCCATAATACTACTGTTGT
This window contains:
- the LOC139499421 gene encoding monocarboxylate transporter 12-like isoform X2; the protein is MFIGIGKSFGLFFVEFLRVYDTSSSLLSGIISVQNLFVSLVSLFTLNVGIRFVGCRPLMIIGGLILCGSYMLNALVPGIAALFVAHGVLYGIGIASTSVLVFIEINNYFERRLGFAFMVSSIGGCVGSFVFPIIIQKLLDNYGLQGALLVISGILLNNVVVGALTRPFFSRKATQKDVSKNAKNNNTCYSSKNGDLTEDDKKKGFSRKVSENPIAEYSLSVDNVAKYYEPEVSSDGFNDYKSYVKLIATRKRKPRSCSESHNTTVVGVDSTKKTLIPRIDMFGGLGTASSFCSVYSLNFLRQQENKPDIKRDSKSDIASESRSCSCYDIIDFRILKNRHLLLLLFMCLVSVAGCGLIVIYIPPFAKDHDIPNDKIAILVTLMGVCDLFARFALAWISDSKRFRRDYILGSCLGITGLAVMFNPLYTNFESFVVFSIIYGSFGSVYFSMAPLLLRDCVGSDRYPTALSLMIQVLLGI